A part of Caretta caretta isolate rCarCar2 chromosome 1, rCarCar1.hap1, whole genome shotgun sequence genomic DNA contains:
- the LOC125637434 gene encoding olfactory receptor 2AT4-like, which produces NLSSTKDFYLIGFTALQDFQIPLFLVFLLFYLLILIGNIVIIAVVVVDQTFHKPMYFFLANLSALDILLTTTTIPKMLAMFLVNAKTISFHGCFLQMYCFHGLAVTESLLLVVMSYDRYEAICNLLHYPVKMTKRVNIQLAACAWVTALLIPIPVVFQTSQLTFGETIYHCFCDHLAVVQAASSDFSASFQTFLGFSIAMTVSVVPLMLVTLSYVHIIISILKINSKGDCSKAFSTCTSHLIVVGAYYSSIALAYISHRTDMPIDIHVMSNVIFAILTPLLNPLIYTLRNKEVKCAVKKIIFLKIFPPSKNCNLMGKNKLSHRTYTSHQPSVKGLSRTWFSNCRT; this is translated from the coding sequence aacctgtcttctacTAAAGACTTTTATCTCATTGGATTTACTGCACTTCAAGATTTCCAGATCCCTCTTTTCCTTGTATTTTTGTTATTCTACCTGCTAATACTAATTGGTAATATCGTTATTATAGCTGTAGTTGTGGTCGATCAAACATTTCACAAACCCATGTACTTTTTCCTAGCTAATCTCTCTGCCTTAGATATACTGCTTACAACTACTACCATTCCCAAAATGTTGGCAATGTTTCTGGTCAATGCCAAAACTATTTCTTTTCATGGTTGCTTTCTACAGATGTATTGTTTTCATGGTCTTGCGGTGACTGAATCGCTGCTTCTCGTAGTCATGTCTTATGATCGTTATGAAGCAATTTGTAATCTTTTGCATTACCCAGTTAAAATGACAAAAAGAGTAAACATTCAACTGGCAGCATGTGCCTGGGTAACTGCATTGTTAATACCAATACCTGTTGTATTCCAGACCTCTCAGTTAACATTTGGTGAAACCATTTACCATTGCTTTTGTGATCACTTGGCAGTTGTGCAAGCAGCTAGTTCAGATTTCAGTGCCTCTTTTCAGACTTTCTTGGGGTTTTCCATTGCCATGACTGTTTCAGTCGTGCCGCTTATGCTTGTCACCCTCTCATATGTTCACATCATTATTTCCATATTAAAGATCAACTCTAAAGGAGATTGCAGTAAGGCATTTTCTACTTGCACTTCCCATTTGATTGTGGTTGGTGCTTACTATTCATCCATTGCTCTGGCATATATTTCCCACAGAACCGACATGCCCATTGATATCCATGTAATGAGCAATGTTATTTTTGCTATTTTAACTCCTTTGTTAAATCCACTCATTTATACTTTGCGAAACAAGGAAGTAAAATGTGCagtaaaaaagattatttttttgaAGATCTTTCCTCCTTCTAAAAATTGTAATCTCATGGGGAAAAATAAACTCTCACACAGAACCTATACATCACATCAACCCTCTGTAAAGGGGTTAAGTAGGActtggttttcaaactgcaggacgtga